The proteins below are encoded in one region of Flavobacterium sp. IMCC34852:
- the folE gene encoding GTP cyclohydrolase I FolE, whose translation MTNNELTNDDLGENHIATSAQNPVRNDAFDLPDDKKIELIKKDVESILITLGMDLSDDSLKGTPNRVAKMFVKEIFGGLNPSKKPSSSTFKNNYKYGEMLVEKNITVYSTCEHHLLPIVGRAHVAYISNGTVVGLSKMNRIVDYFAKRPQVQERLTMQIVQELQKVLGTEDVACVIDAKHLCVNSRGIRDIESSTVTSEFGGKFKDEITKREFLDYIRLETNF comes from the coding sequence ATGACAAATAACGAACTGACTAACGACGATTTAGGTGAAAATCATATCGCTACCAGCGCCCAAAATCCGGTGAGAAATGATGCCTTTGATTTGCCGGATGATAAAAAGATAGAATTAATCAAAAAAGATGTTGAAAGTATCCTAATCACGCTTGGTATGGACTTGTCAGACGACAGTTTAAAAGGCACTCCGAACAGAGTGGCTAAAATGTTTGTCAAAGAAATTTTCGGTGGCTTGAATCCAAGCAAAAAACCCAGTTCTTCAACTTTCAAAAACAATTACAAATACGGTGAAATGTTGGTCGAAAAAAACATCACTGTTTATTCTACTTGTGAACACCATTTACTCCCTATTGTTGGTCGTGCTCACGTGGCCTACATTTCCAATGGAACTGTTGTTGGTTTATCTAAAATGAATCGCATAGTAGATTATTTTGCTAAAAGACCACAAGTACAAGAACGCTTGACAATGCAAATTGTACAAGAATTACAAAAAGTGTTAGGCACTGAAGACGTAGCTTGTGTGATTGATGCCAAACATTTGTGCGTAAACTCCAGAGGTATTCGAGATATTGAAAGCAGTACTGTAACTTCAGAGTTTGGCGGGAAATTCAAAGATGAAATTACCAAACGTGAATTTTTAGATTATATCAGATTAGAAACTAATTTTTAA
- the cysS gene encoding cysteine--tRNA ligase gives MQLYKNHTLKIYNSLSGEKELFKPVHPGNVGMYVCGPTVYSNVHLGNVRTFMSFDMIFRYLLHLGYKVRYVRNITDVGHIVDDVDDGEDKIAKKARVEQLEPMEIVQRYTVDFHDVLNQFNFLPPSIEPTATGHIIEQIEIVKQIIDKGFAYETNGSVYFDVVKFNETNHYGKLSGRNIDEMLANTRDTDGQSDKKNPQDFALWKKAEPEHIMRWPSPWGIGFPGWHLECTAMSTKYLGETFDIHGGGMDLKFPHHECEIAQNEACTGHSPVNYWMHANMLTLNGKKMSKSTGNNILPDEIYNGGSPFLSKAFSPNVARFFMMQAHYRSILDFTNDGIVAAEKGFNRLMEGLDIVKELQAKPVSTLDIATWKQQCYDAMNDDFNTPILIAHLFEGIKFVNLVNDGKESLNAEDIETLSSTLNSFVFEILGIRNEKLVANNSDKLEGVVEMLITMRLEARANKNFALSDQIRDQLLALGIQLKDGKEGTSFTIQ, from the coding sequence ATGCAACTTTATAAAAATCATACCTTAAAAATATACAACTCTCTTTCGGGAGAAAAGGAACTTTTTAAACCTGTTCACCCCGGTAATGTTGGCATGTATGTTTGCGGACCTACCGTATACAGCAATGTACATTTGGGCAACGTGCGTACGTTCATGTCATTTGATATGATTTTTAGGTATTTATTACATTTAGGTTATAAAGTTCGTTATGTTCGCAACATTACCGATGTTGGACATATTGTGGATGATGTAGATGATGGCGAAGATAAGATTGCTAAAAAAGCCCGAGTAGAACAATTGGAACCCATGGAAATTGTACAGCGTTATACCGTTGATTTTCATGATGTTTTGAATCAATTCAACTTTTTACCGCCAAGCATTGAACCTACGGCAACCGGACATATCATTGAACAAATTGAAATTGTAAAGCAAATTATTGACAAAGGATTTGCTTACGAAACCAATGGCTCCGTCTATTTTGACGTGGTAAAATTTAACGAAACCAATCATTACGGTAAGTTAAGCGGTCGTAACATTGACGAAATGTTAGCCAATACCCGTGATACAGATGGTCAAAGCGACAAGAAAAATCCACAAGATTTTGCCCTTTGGAAAAAAGCCGAACCCGAGCATATCATGCGTTGGCCTTCGCCTTGGGGCATTGGTTTTCCGGGTTGGCATTTGGAATGTACAGCCATGAGCACTAAATATTTAGGTGAAACGTTTGATATTCACGGTGGCGGAATGGATTTGAAATTCCCGCACCACGAATGTGAAATTGCCCAAAACGAAGCTTGTACCGGTCACAGTCCGGTGAACTATTGGATGCACGCCAATATGTTGACCCTCAATGGCAAAAAGATGTCGAAATCAACCGGAAACAATATTCTACCGGACGAAATATACAACGGCGGAAGTCCGTTTTTGAGCAAAGCTTTTTCCCCTAATGTTGCGCGTTTCTTTATGATGCAAGCGCATTACCGCAGTATTTTAGATTTTACCAATGACGGAATTGTAGCCGCTGAAAAAGGGTTCAACCGATTAATGGAAGGTTTGGATATAGTCAAAGAATTACAAGCCAAACCAGTATCAACATTGGATATTGCCACATGGAAACAGCAATGTTACGATGCTATGAATGATGATTTCAATACGCCTATTTTAATTGCCCATTTATTCGAAGGAATAAAGTTTGTCAATTTGGTTAATGACGGAAAAGAAAGCTTAAACGCCGAAGACATAGAAACACTTTCAAGCACCTTAAACAGTTTTGTCTTTGAGATATTGGGTATCAGAAATGAAAAGCTGGTGGCCAATAATTCGGATAAGTTAGAAGGTGTTGTAGAAATGTTAATCACTATGCGTTTGGAAGCTCGCGCCAATAAAAACTTTGCCCTTTCTGACCAAATCCGCGACCAATTGTTGGCCTTAGGAATTCAATTAAAAGACGGAAAAGAAGGAACCAGTTTTACCATTCAATAA
- the yidD gene encoding membrane protein insertion efficiency factor YidD — translation MLKKIVIAPLLLLIYFYKIVLSPLLPASCRFQPTCSVYFIEALKIHGPFYGFYLGVKRIASCHPWGKSGYDPVPEKKC, via the coding sequence ATGTTGAAAAAAATTGTAATAGCGCCACTCCTATTGCTCATCTACTTTTACAAGATTGTCTTATCTCCTTTGTTGCCGGCGAGTTGTAGGTTTCAACCCACTTGCTCCGTTTATTTCATAGAAGCCCTAAAAATTCACGGTCCGTTTTACGGATTTTATTTGGGTGTAAAAAGGATTGCAAGTTGCCATCCTTGGGGAAAAAGCGGTTATGATCCTGTACCGGAGAAGAAATGCTAG
- the lgt gene encoding prolipoprotein diacylglyceryl transferase, which produces MIWNPSEGIDLGFFTVRYYSLMFVIAFGLGWYIMKHIYNKENESIDKLDTLFIWTVIATLLGARLGQVFFYDWEYFKNNPSEILLPFKFEPQFEFTGFRGLASHGAAIAIIITMYFYSKKIIKRPILWVLDRVVIPVACGAVFVRIGNFFNSEIVGKVTDSSFGIRFVRDYYSSKEVVNATKINNVNEAYDALVHNPQYAALLDKVPAKHPTQLYEAGLYVFVFLLLFFLYWKTKTAEKQGLLFGYFLILLWSVRFVVEYVKESQGGIEESFGLFSTGQWLSIPFILVGIYYVFMAEKPIEDDL; this is translated from the coding sequence ATGATTTGGAATCCCTCAGAAGGTATTGATTTAGGCTTTTTTACTGTTCGCTATTACAGCTTAATGTTTGTAATTGCCTTCGGTTTAGGATGGTATATCATGAAGCACATTTACAACAAAGAGAATGAATCTATAGACAAGCTGGATACATTGTTTATTTGGACTGTCATTGCCACTTTGCTTGGGGCGAGATTGGGTCAGGTTTTCTTCTATGATTGGGAATATTTTAAAAATAATCCATCCGAAATTTTACTGCCATTCAAATTTGAACCCCAATTTGAATTTACCGGATTCAGAGGTTTAGCCAGTCATGGAGCTGCTATTGCGATTATAATCACCATGTACTTTTACAGCAAAAAAATCATCAAAAGACCCATTCTTTGGGTTTTAGACCGCGTAGTTATTCCGGTGGCTTGCGGTGCTGTTTTTGTCAGAATCGGAAATTTTTTCAATTCTGAAATCGTAGGTAAAGTGACCGATTCTTCTTTCGGAATCCGATTTGTAAGAGATTACTATTCCTCTAAAGAGGTAGTTAATGCTACCAAAATTAACAATGTGAATGAAGCATATGATGCGTTAGTTCACAATCCGCAATACGCGGCTTTGTTAGACAAAGTTCCCGCAAAACATCCAACCCAGTTGTATGAAGCCGGTTTGTATGTATTTGTGTTCTTGCTGCTTTTCTTTTTGTATTGGAAAACCAAAACGGCAGAAAAACAAGGCTTACTATTTGGTTATTTCCTGATTCTACTTTGGTCTGTTAGATTTGTGGTAGAATATGTAAAAGAAAGTCAAGGCGGAATTGAAGAAAGTTTCGGACTCTTCAGTACCGGACAATGGTTGAGTATTCCTTTTATCTTAGTCGGCATTTATTATGTCTTTATGGCCGAAAAACCCATTGAAGATGATTTATAA
- a CDS encoding RluA family pseudouridine synthase: MSNTNDTFELEEELFEHHRFVSPKGQSLLRVDKFLMQLIENATRNKIQNAAEKGNIWVNDVPVKSNYRVKPFDVVRVMLEHPPFQNHIIPEDIPLDIVYEDDALLVINKPPGLVVHPGHGNYTGTLVNALAFHFDNLPMNSSERPGLVHRIDKNTSGLLVVAKTEAAMTHLAKQFEDKTSEREYIALVWGNVKEEEGTIEGNISRHLKDRMQMAVFPEGDVGKHAVTHYKVLERFGYVTLVSCKLETGRTHQIRVHMKYIGHTLFNDARYGGDLILKGTTFTKYKQFIDNCFKTLPRQALHAKTLGFEHPTTKEFMRFDTELPEDMKECIEKWRNYAKSHNEVNEEQ; the protein is encoded by the coding sequence ATGAGTAATACCAACGATACTTTCGAATTAGAAGAAGAATTGTTCGAACACCACCGATTTGTTTCTCCCAAAGGACAATCGTTATTGCGTGTCGATAAATTCCTGATGCAATTGATTGAAAATGCCACCCGAAACAAAATACAAAATGCCGCTGAAAAGGGCAATATTTGGGTGAATGATGTACCGGTAAAATCCAATTACCGAGTGAAGCCTTTTGATGTGGTTCGCGTCATGCTGGAACATCCGCCATTTCAAAACCATATTATCCCCGAAGATATTCCGCTGGATATAGTATACGAAGATGATGCTTTATTGGTAATCAATAAACCGCCCGGATTGGTAGTACATCCCGGACATGGCAATTACACCGGAACTTTGGTCAATGCTTTGGCCTTTCATTTTGATAATTTACCGATGAATTCCAGCGAACGTCCAGGATTGGTGCATCGCATTGATAAAAATACTTCCGGTCTTTTGGTGGTTGCCAAAACCGAAGCTGCTATGACACACTTGGCCAAACAGTTTGAAGACAAGACATCGGAACGCGAATATATCGCTTTGGTTTGGGGTAATGTAAAAGAAGAGGAAGGAACGATAGAAGGCAATATTTCCCGTCATTTGAAAGATCGAATGCAGATGGCCGTTTTTCCGGAAGGAGATGTAGGAAAGCATGCCGTAACGCATTATAAGGTTTTGGAACGATTTGGTTACGTAACTTTAGTTTCCTGCAAATTGGAAACCGGAAGAACGCATCAAATTCGTGTACACATGAAATACATTGGTCACACTTTATTCAATGACGCACGTTATGGCGGCGATTTGATTTTGAAAGGAACGACTTTTACCAAGTACAAACAGTTTATAGACAATTGTTTTAAAACCTTGCCAAGACAAGCACTACACGCTAAAACTTTAGGTTTTGAGCATCCGACTACGAAAGAGTTTATGCGTTTTGATACCGAACTTCCAGAGGATATGAAGGAATGCATTGAAAAGTGGCGAAACTACGCTAAGTCACATAACGAAGTCAACGAAGAACAATAA
- a CDS encoding PASTA domain-containing protein, protein MSLRQYLTSRVFFAQMLAAMAIFAIIAYLFFHWITYTTNHGQEITVPDLGKLSVEQAEEKLDALDLDYIILDTVDFKPEFPKLTIVEQEPKAGAKVKEGRKIYIKINASKYTMVVVPDLIEKTYRQAVPTLEAVGLKEGTITYKPYLGKDMVLEIRMNGKKIKAGDKVLKSSKIDLVLGDGKVVFDDTTIDSTAVDSTDIMPVDE, encoded by the coding sequence ATGAGTTTACGCCAATATTTAACCAGTCGGGTCTTCTTTGCCCAAATGCTCGCCGCCATGGCCATTTTTGCAATTATTGCGTATTTATTTTTCCATTGGATTACTTACACGACTAATCACGGCCAGGAAATCACTGTGCCCGATTTGGGAAAATTGTCAGTAGAACAGGCAGAAGAGAAATTGGATGCCCTGGATTTAGACTATATTATTTTAGATACTGTAGACTTTAAGCCCGAGTTTCCTAAACTTACCATCGTGGAGCAAGAACCTAAAGCCGGAGCAAAGGTAAAAGAAGGCCGAAAGATTTATATTAAAATCAACGCTTCAAAATACACTATGGTAGTTGTTCCCGATTTAATCGAAAAAACGTATCGCCAAGCGGTTCCGACTTTGGAAGCGGTTGGTTTAAAAGAAGGAACGATTACGTATAAACCTTATTTAGGGAAAGACATGGTTTTGGAAATTAGAATGAATGGTAAAAAAATAAAAGCCGGTGATAAAGTGTTGAAATCTTCCAAAATCGACTTGGTTTTAGGAGACGGAAAAGTTGTTTTTGATGATACTACTATTGATTCAACTGCTGTTGATTCTACTGATATAATGCCTGTTGATGAGTAA
- a CDS encoding D-alanine--D-alanine ligase, protein MKKVAIIMGGYSSEYQISLKSGNVVYQFLDQNKYQGYRIHIFKDKWVYVDANDNEFPIDRNDFSTTVNGEKINFDVVFNAIHGTPGEDGLMQAYFELLGIPQSSCDYYQAALTFNKRDLLSVLKPYGIKTATSYYLNQGDEINEEAILKTVGLPCFVKPNKSGSSFGISKVKTKDELAYAIVNAYKEDNEIIIESFLDGTEVSVGVINYKGKITVLPITEIVSENDFFDYEAKYLGKSQEITPARISPEMTEKVSAVAKKAYEVLKMSGFSRSEFIIVNGEPHMLEMNTIPGLTTESLIPQQAKEAGISLTDLFTNALELALNK, encoded by the coding sequence ATGAAAAAAGTAGCCATCATTATGGGCGGATATTCCAGCGAATATCAAATCTCACTTAAAAGCGGCAATGTGGTTTATCAATTTTTAGACCAAAATAAATACCAAGGCTATCGCATTCATATTTTTAAAGACAAATGGGTGTATGTAGATGCCAACGACAACGAATTTCCCATAGACCGAAATGACTTTTCAACTACTGTAAACGGTGAAAAAATCAATTTTGATGTAGTATTCAATGCCATTCACGGTACGCCCGGAGAAGACGGTTTGATGCAAGCTTACTTTGAATTACTCGGTATTCCGCAAAGTTCATGTGATTATTACCAAGCAGCTTTAACTTTTAACAAACGTGATTTATTATCGGTATTAAAACCGTATGGCATCAAAACAGCGACCTCCTATTACTTAAATCAAGGCGATGAAATTAACGAAGAAGCGATTTTAAAAACCGTTGGCTTACCTTGCTTTGTGAAACCCAACAAATCGGGGTCGAGTTTTGGTATTTCTAAAGTCAAAACCAAAGACGAATTGGCTTACGCTATTGTAAACGCCTATAAAGAAGACAACGAAATCATCATAGAAAGTTTCTTAGACGGAACCGAAGTTTCTGTAGGTGTGATTAATTATAAAGGAAAAATAACCGTTCTACCTATCACAGAAATCGTTTCTGAAAATGATTTCTTTGATTATGAAGCCAAGTATTTAGGCAAATCACAGGAAATCACGCCGGCCCGAATTTCACCCGAAATGACCGAGAAGGTTTCGGCTGTGGCCAAAAAAGCTTATGAAGTTTTAAAAATGAGCGGCTTCTCTCGCAGTGAGTTTATCATTGTAAACGGAGAACCGCACATGTTAGAAATGAATACCATTCCGGGTTTAACCACCGAAAGTTTGATTCCGCAACAAGCCAAAGAAGCAGGGATTTCATTGACGGATTTGTTTACAAACGCTTTGGAATTGGCTCTAAATAAATAA
- the coaD gene encoding pantetheine-phosphate adenylyltransferase, whose amino-acid sequence MKRKAVFPGSFDPITLGHFDIIKRGISLFDEVVVAIGINADKKYMFSLEERKSFIEEAFKNEPRVSVITYEGLTIDLCRKLDAQFILRGLRNPADFEFEKAIAHTNRKLSQIETVFLLTASKTSYISSSIVRDVIRNGGDYTVLVPDSVVVKKEK is encoded by the coding sequence ATGAAAAGAAAAGCAGTGTTTCCCGGTTCATTTGACCCCATAACGTTAGGGCATTTTGATATTATTAAAAGAGGTATCTCGCTTTTTGACGAAGTAGTGGTTGCCATTGGTATCAACGCCGATAAAAAATACATGTTCTCTCTGGAAGAACGAAAAAGCTTTATTGAAGAAGCTTTTAAAAACGAACCCCGTGTTTCGGTGATTACTTATGAAGGCTTGACCATAGATTTGTGCCGAAAATTAGACGCACAGTTTATCTTGCGTGGGTTGAGAAATCCGGCCGACTTTGAGTTCGAAAAAGCCATTGCCCATACCAACAGAAAACTTTCCCAAATAGAAACGGTCTTTTTACTGACTGCTTCTAAAACTTCTTATATTTCCTCGAGTATAGTACGCGATGTCATTAGAAATGGCGGCGACTATACCGTTTTGGTTCCGGATAGTGTGGTCGTTAAAAAAGAAAAGTAA
- a CDS encoding M14 family zinc carboxypeptidase, with amino-acid sequence MKVLSLLLLISLTSLAQKNNSYPTFFEKGNGNQSADYAEVMRFYNQLDADFETIKTQTFGLTDSGEPLSVVIFDTDKTFDYQSQSEKIFLLINNGIHAGETDGIDASMQLFRDLALKRITVPKNVVVIAIPVYNIGGLLNRNSTSRANQNGPETYGFRGNARNFDLNRDFIKSDTRNTQTFTQIFHHFFCPDIFIDNHVSNGADYQYKLTYIMTEPKRLGNNLGEFVKTEMTPAIVKDLQLKKVESTPYVNVWHGTPADGFAQFSDTPRYATGYTSLFNTIGYVVETHMLKPYAERVKVTYDFMVSTINYADKNVARIKNKRAQNLEQYKANHSYPIRWTIDSSKVEKMTFLGYESGYKKSEVTNGQRLYYDRNKPYQKEISFYGTYKPTKAISIPKAYVIPQGQWKVIELLKENKLAFTRFAQDTVIKVERYRIEDFKTAKTAYEGHYPHNNTVVSTSIDEVRFRQGDYLFQTNQAGVKYLLETLEPEAVDSFFNWNFFDTILQQKEGYSDYVFEDTAAEYLKQHPELRAQLAQKIKEDKAFAENPDAQLDWVYKNSPLYEKAHLQYPVFRVTE; translated from the coding sequence ATGAAAGTACTTTCGCTTTTATTACTGATTTCGTTGACTTCCTTGGCCCAAAAAAACAATTCTTATCCGACTTTTTTTGAAAAAGGCAATGGCAATCAATCGGCCGATTATGCAGAAGTCATGCGGTTTTACAACCAACTCGATGCCGATTTCGAAACGATAAAAACCCAAACTTTCGGATTAACCGATAGCGGCGAACCATTGAGTGTTGTAATCTTTGACACCGATAAAACTTTTGATTACCAATCCCAATCGGAGAAAATTTTTCTACTCATCAATAACGGAATACACGCCGGCGAAACGGATGGGATTGATGCTTCTATGCAATTGTTTCGCGATTTGGCCTTAAAGAGAATTACCGTTCCTAAAAATGTGGTGGTTATTGCGATTCCGGTTTATAATATTGGTGGATTGCTCAACCGAAATTCAACCTCGAGAGCCAACCAAAACGGTCCGGAAACATACGGTTTCAGGGGAAATGCGCGCAACTTCGATTTAAATCGCGACTTCATCAAAAGCGATACCCGAAATACCCAAACTTTTACCCAAATCTTTCATCACTTTTTCTGTCCCGATATTTTTATCGACAATCACGTGAGCAATGGCGCCGATTACCAATACAAACTCACGTATATTATGACCGAACCCAAAAGATTGGGAAATAATTTAGGTGAATTTGTCAAAACCGAAATGACTCCGGCTATCGTGAAAGATTTACAACTAAAGAAAGTCGAAAGCACACCGTATGTCAACGTTTGGCACGGCACTCCGGCTGATGGTTTTGCGCAGTTCAGCGATACGCCTCGATACGCTACCGGTTATACATCGCTCTTTAACACCATCGGTTATGTAGTGGAAACACACATGCTGAAACCTTATGCAGAAAGGGTTAAAGTAACTTATGATTTCATGGTTTCAACCATCAATTACGCCGATAAAAATGTGGCGCGCATCAAAAACAAAAGAGCGCAAAATCTTGAACAATACAAAGCAAATCACTCCTATCCTATTCGATGGACTATTGACAGCAGTAAGGTTGAAAAAATGACATTCTTGGGTTACGAAAGCGGTTATAAAAAAAGTGAGGTAACCAATGGGCAACGATTGTATTACGATAGAAACAAACCGTATCAAAAAGAGATTTCGTTTTACGGAACGTATAAACCAACCAAAGCCATAAGCATTCCCAAAGCTTATGTCATTCCGCAAGGCCAATGGAAAGTCATCGAATTATTAAAAGAAAACAAATTAGCTTTTACCAGATTCGCCCAAGACACGGTTATCAAAGTAGAACGCTACCGAATTGAAGACTTCAAAACCGCTAAAACCGCTTACGAAGGCCATTATCCCCACAACAATACCGTTGTTTCGACGAGTATTGATGAAGTGCGATTTCGCCAAGGCGATTACCTGTTCCAAACGAACCAAGCCGGCGTGAAGTATTTATTGGAAACTTTGGAGCCTGAAGCGGTGGACAGTTTTTTCAATTGGAATTTCTTTGATACCATACTCCAACAAAAAGAAGGCTATTCCGATTATGTGTTTGAAGATACCGCCGCCGAATACTTAAAGCAACATCCCGAACTCAGAGCGCAATTGGCCCAAAAAATAAAAGAAGACAAAGCCTTTGCCGAAAATCCCGACGCCCAACTGGATTGGGTTTACAAAAACTCCCCGCTTTATGAGAAAGCGCATTTGCAGTATCCGGTTTTTAGGGTTACTGAATAA
- a CDS encoding helix-turn-helix domain-containing protein: MQDEITISKLLGATQLEMAILLGINASQWSMYETGDRNLPTDAYELMSKMLEHVQNKNNKALKVHELSTQQQDKTKETLEKLLKENDYQKQTIERKINKIKKKQAFVVARFQLLDYLDQHTHKKEEHPELLKRMKDKAEEKAAKYDEAVLMAHEIKQLVLQVEEKLIKAKQEELNKSLNTDH, from the coding sequence ATGCAAGACGAAATCACCATCAGTAAATTATTAGGCGCTACCCAACTTGAAATGGCCATACTCTTGGGCATCAATGCCAGCCAATGGTCGATGTACGAAACAGGCGATAGGAATTTGCCGACCGATGCCTATGAGCTTATGAGTAAAATGCTGGAACATGTACAAAACAAAAACAACAAAGCATTGAAAGTTCATGAGCTTTCCACCCAACAACAAGATAAAACGAAAGAAACACTCGAGAAATTACTCAAAGAAAATGATTACCAAAAGCAAACAATAGAAAGAAAAATTAATAAAATCAAAAAAAAACAAGCCTTTGTGGTCGCGAGATTTCAATTACTCGATTATTTGGACCAGCATACCCACAAAAAAGAAGAGCATCCTGAACTACTGAAAAGAATGAAAGACAAAGCCGAAGAAAAAGCCGCAAAATACGACGAAGCTGTTTTGATGGCTCACGAAATAAAACAACTCGTATTACAAGTGGAAGAAAAACTTATAAAAGCAAAACAAGAAGAACTCAACAAATCACTGAACACTGATCACTGA
- a CDS encoding NUDIX hydrolase, which yields MYKVFVNDKPLFLTNEVAKETDFQLFLLESVDIEQVIIKMFQNKIQKAYLYYPDEKAILKKVKEKIPVCKAGGGLVYNKAGDVLFIFRNGKWDLPKGGIEKGEEIEDTATREVEEETGVNNLKITHKLQKTYHVFKRNGKYKLKVTHWFEMRTDFVGTPKPQANEGIEKVAWLNPEQIKEALKNSYENIKLLFEEEKLLK from the coding sequence ATGTATAAAGTTTTTGTCAACGATAAACCACTTTTTTTAACCAATGAAGTCGCTAAGGAAACCGATTTTCAGTTGTTTTTATTGGAAAGTGTTGATATTGAGCAAGTCATCATCAAAATGTTCCAAAACAAAATTCAGAAAGCCTATTTGTATTATCCCGATGAAAAAGCCATCCTAAAAAAAGTAAAGGAAAAAATTCCCGTTTGCAAAGCCGGTGGCGGATTGGTTTATAACAAAGCCGGAGACGTTTTGTTCATTTTTAGAAACGGAAAATGGGATTTGCCCAAAGGCGGTATCGAAAAAGGAGAGGAGATTGAAGATACGGCTACCCGTGAAGTAGAAGAAGAAACCGGCGTTAACAACTTAAAGATTACCCACAAACTCCAAAAAACCTATCACGTTTTCAAACGCAACGGGAAGTATAAATTAAAAGTGACGCATTGGTTTGAAATGCGCACCGATTTTGTTGGTACCCCAAAACCCCAAGCCAACGAAGGCATCGAAAAAGTAGCGTGGCTCAACCCCGAGCAGATTAAAGAAGCACTGAAAAATTCGTATGAAAATATCAAATTGTTGTTTGAAGAAGAGAAGCTTTTGAAGTAG
- the pyrE gene encoding orotate phosphoribosyltransferase, with product MIFNKDTAEKTAELLLQINAIKLNPKNPFTWASGWHSPIYCDNRLILSFPAIRNFVREEFSKHIEKEFGKPDVIAGVATGAIGIGMLVAEYMGLPFVYVRPEPKKHGRQNQVEGFLQKGQNVVVVEDLISTGNSSLLAVEALKESGAHVKGMVAIFTYGFDVAVENFKNANVTLNTLADYEHLLHLAVAKNYITEKELATLQEWRKSPSTWNV from the coding sequence ATGATTTTTAATAAAGACACAGCCGAAAAAACAGCCGAATTGCTTTTACAAATAAATGCAATTAAATTGAATCCTAAAAATCCTTTTACATGGGCTTCAGGATGGCACTCTCCAATTTACTGCGACAACCGATTAATTCTATCGTTTCCGGCGATAAGAAATTTTGTGCGCGAAGAATTTTCCAAGCATATTGAAAAAGAATTTGGTAAACCCGACGTCATTGCCGGCGTAGCCACCGGAGCCATTGGCATCGGAATGCTCGTGGCCGAATACATGGGATTGCCCTTTGTATACGTGCGTCCCGAACCCAAAAAACACGGCAGACAAAACCAAGTGGAAGGCTTTTTACAAAAAGGACAAAACGTAGTAGTCGTCGAAGATTTAATCAGTACAGGAAACAGCAGTTTGTTGGCGGTAGAAGCTTTAAAAGAATCCGGCGCGCATGTTAAAGGAATGGTTGCCATCTTTACTTATGGTTTTGATGTAGCCGTAGAAAATTTCAAAAATGCCAACGTTACGTTAAATACCTTAGCCGATTACGAGCATTTATTACATTTGGCAGTGGCCAAAAACTATATCACCGAAAAAGAGTTGGCAACACTACAAGAATGGCGTAAAAGTCCTTCTACGTGGAACGTTTAA
- a CDS encoding SRPBCC family protein yields the protein MNLESPKVTVAKSAEYLYNALSDVKNFEKLMPENIAKFEVLGDDIFNFGLKGMPEIKLRLKEGVPHSKVNLAAASDKLPFTLTANLEAVADNSTGVQLVFEGEFNPMMAMMIKGPISKFIETLAENMNKL from the coding sequence ATGAACTTAGAAAGCCCAAAAGTTACGGTAGCAAAATCTGCCGAATATTTATACAACGCTTTATCCGATGTCAAAAACTTCGAGAAATTAATGCCCGAAAACATTGCTAAGTTTGAAGTATTGGGTGATGATATTTTCAATTTTGGTTTAAAAGGCATGCCCGAAATCAAATTGCGATTGAAAGAAGGCGTACCGCATTCTAAAGTAAACCTGGCTGCTGCCAGTGATAAATTGCCTTTCACTTTAACAGCAAATTTAGAAGCTGTTGCTGATAATTCAACCGGCGTGCAATTGGTCTTTGAAGGCGAATTCAACCCGATGATGGCCATGATGATCAAAGGCCCGATTTCAAAGTTTATTGAGACCTTAGCGGAGAATATGAACAAGTTGTAA